The proteins below come from a single Leptolyngbya iicbica LK genomic window:
- a CDS encoding beta-ketoacyl-ACP synthase III — MPSSSLNAQSLMNGSLPSAYITHIGKYLPGEAIANDEMEDYLGRVHGKKSRVKARILKSNGIQQRYYALDKQQRTTISNGQMAAAAVRDLLSQSGINPRAVDLLACGTTWPDQLVPGFASMVHGELSELAPLEATSHLGVCCAGVAALKYAASQVQLGQKRQAVAVASELASRLFKHTRFEAEADTQAGENLPFDTEFLRWMLSDGAGAVLVSDRPAPQGLSLKVEWIESISHANAHPVCMYAGVESPDTLTSWMDYPSQAEAAADGAINLRQNIRLLDKVVQLGVEGWLRLIEAGRVRPDEVDWLLCHYSSHFFRSQIIELLEKAGCMIPEEKWFTNLYTRGNTGCASIYLMLEELFHSEKLQPGQKIFCFVPESGRFTTAYIMLTVVEGTIPQNPSQTSGDRSQLLESPLSQGGGDSGGSAIAGTTKPVDQATASEGIPPTPLNKGGAPKQLLESPLSQGGGDSGGSTDEVSAELLRQLMLVWLSFERELRSVPIINRLNQGTFTLEDYKAMLLNLRPQVVDGARWITRAASNMTNFELRSHLISHARDEHRDFQMLERDYVAVGGELDEILNAKQNIGSEALSAFIFQRASRENPIDLLGSIFIVEGLGNRMAGQWAEQIRQTLSLEKSQITFLSYHGENDEAHVQKLDAFLNADWMTAEIAARIVKTAQVTARLYRLQIEEIQ, encoded by the coding sequence ATGCCATCTAGCTCTCTCAATGCCCAATCGTTGATGAACGGTTCCCTGCCGTCAGCCTACATCACCCACATCGGTAAATATTTGCCGGGCGAGGCGATCGCCAATGACGAAATGGAGGATTACCTCGGTCGCGTCCACGGCAAAAAGTCTCGCGTCAAGGCCCGCATTCTCAAAAGTAACGGTATTCAGCAACGCTACTATGCGCTGGATAAACAGCAGCGCACCACCATCAGCAACGGTCAAATGGCGGCGGCGGCGGTGCGGGATCTGCTGAGTCAGTCGGGGATTAATCCCCGCGCGGTCGATTTACTGGCCTGCGGTACGACCTGGCCTGATCAGCTCGTCCCCGGCTTTGCCAGCATGGTGCATGGCGAACTGTCAGAACTTGCCCCGCTGGAGGCGACCTCACATCTCGGTGTTTGCTGTGCTGGAGTCGCGGCGCTGAAATATGCCGCGTCACAGGTGCAGTTGGGCCAAAAGCGCCAGGCTGTTGCTGTGGCATCGGAACTGGCTTCCCGACTCTTTAAGCACACGCGGTTTGAGGCGGAAGCCGACACCCAAGCGGGAGAAAATCTGCCTTTTGACACGGAGTTTTTGCGATGGATGTTGTCGGATGGGGCGGGGGCGGTGCTGGTGAGCGATCGCCCTGCTCCCCAAGGGCTGAGCCTCAAAGTGGAGTGGATCGAGTCGATTTCCCATGCGAACGCGCATCCCGTCTGCATGTATGCCGGGGTCGAGAGTCCCGACACGCTAACGAGCTGGATGGATTATCCCTCCCAGGCCGAGGCGGCGGCGGACGGGGCGATCAACCTTCGCCAAAATATTCGCTTGCTGGACAAGGTGGTGCAGTTGGGCGTGGAAGGTTGGCTGCGGCTGATCGAAGCCGGTCGAGTTCGCCCCGATGAGGTGGATTGGCTCCTGTGTCACTACTCCTCGCACTTTTTCCGCAGCCAGATTATCGAGCTGTTGGAAAAAGCAGGTTGCATGATCCCCGAAGAGAAGTGGTTTACCAATCTCTATACGCGCGGGAATACGGGCTGTGCGTCGATTTATCTGATGCTGGAAGAATTGTTCCATTCAGAGAAATTGCAGCCAGGTCAAAAGATCTTTTGCTTTGTGCCAGAGAGCGGGCGATTCACTACGGCATACATCATGCTAACGGTGGTGGAGGGCACGATTCCCCAAAATCCCTCCCAAACATCGGGCGATCGCAGCCAGTTACTTGAAAGCCCCCTTTCTCAAGGGGGCGGCGACAGCGGGGGATCCGCGATCGCTGGGACGACCAAACCCGTTGATCAAGCGACAGCATCTGAAGGGATCCCCCCGACCCCCCTTAACAAGGGGGGCGCTCCTAAGCAGTTACTTGAGAGCCCCCTTTCTCAAGGGGGCGGCGACAGCGGGGGATCTACCGATGAGGTGTCGGCGGAACTGCTGCGGCAGTTGATGTTGGTATGGCTGAGCTTTGAGCGCGAGCTGCGATCAGTGCCGATTATCAACCGACTCAATCAAGGTACCTTCACCCTGGAAGACTACAAGGCCATGTTGCTCAATCTGCGACCGCAGGTGGTGGATGGGGCGCGATGGATTACCCGTGCCGCGTCGAATATGACGAACTTTGAGCTGCGATCGCACCTGATCAGCCACGCCCGTGACGAGCACCGCGATTTCCAAATGCTAGAGCGAGATTACGTCGCTGTTGGCGGTGAACTCGACGAAATTCTCAACGCCAAGCAAAACATCGGTTCCGAAGCGCTGTCAGCGTTCATCTTTCAACGCGCCTCGCGGGAAAATCCCATCGATTTGCTGGGCAGCATCTTCATTGTGGAAGGGCTGGGCAATCGCATGGCCGGACAATGGGCCGAGCAGATTCGTCAAACATTGTCGCTGGAAAAATCTCAGATAACGTTCTTGAGCTATCACGGGGAAAACGACGAAGCCCACGTCCAGAAGCTCGATGCCTTTCTCAATGCCGACTGGATGACAGCGGAAATCGCCGCCCGCATTGTCAAAACTGCCCAGGTCACGGCTCGCCTGTATCGTCTGCAAATAGAGGAGATTCAGTAA
- the psaC gene encoding photosystem I iron-sulfur center protein PsaC has product MSHSVKIYDTCIGCTQCVRACPTDVLEMVPWDGCKAGQIAASPRTEDCVGCKRCETACPTDFLSVRVYLGAETTRSMGLAY; this is encoded by the coding sequence ATGTCTCATTCCGTCAAAATTTACGATACTTGCATTGGCTGTACCCAGTGCGTTCGCGCTTGTCCGACTGATGTGTTGGAGATGGTGCCTTGGGATGGCTGCAAAGCTGGCCAAATCGCCGCTTCTCCTCGCACTGAGGACTGTGTCGGTTGTAAGCGGTGTGAAACTGCTTGCCCTACTGACTTCCTGAGCGTGCGCGTGTATCTAGGTGCAGAAACCACTCGCAGTATGGGTCTGGCTTACTAA
- a CDS encoding phasin family protein, translating to MAGFGDLVQKAFYLGVGAASYAGEKAGGTLKELREQTTAIANELVERGEMTAGEAQQLIDKMMQQAQTAAPQSPSATPPEQPRRIEIVDDTEDAAAQEAEALRRQVEATRQQLEELKRNNRQ from the coding sequence ATGGCAGGTTTTGGAGATTTAGTACAAAAAGCGTTTTATCTAGGGGTCGGAGCTGCGTCTTATGCGGGCGAAAAGGCGGGCGGCACGCTTAAAGAACTGCGGGAACAGACCACCGCGATCGCCAATGAATTAGTTGAGCGCGGCGAAATGACCGCTGGTGAAGCGCAGCAGTTAATCGATAAAATGATGCAGCAAGCACAAACCGCCGCCCCCCAGTCGCCCTCCGCAACACCGCCCGAGCAGCCGCGCCGCATCGAAATTGTAGATGATACCGAAGATGCTGCCGCGCAAGAAGCCGAAGCCCTGCGTCGGCAAGTCGAAGCGACTCGGCAGCAGTTAGAAGAGTTGAAACGCAACAACCGTCAATGA
- a CDS encoding cupin domain-containing protein translates to MLVRNLNDCEMFIAGDNTQLRELLHPDKQPLDLRYSLAHAMVPAGQTSIDHSLTTSEVYYILSGQGDMHINEEVQAVSAGDAIYIPPNARQHIHNTGQEPLVFICIVDPAWRAEDETVYAD, encoded by the coding sequence ATGCTCGTCCGAAATTTGAACGATTGTGAAATGTTCATCGCGGGTGACAACACCCAACTTCGCGAACTGTTGCACCCTGACAAACAACCGCTGGATCTACGCTATAGCTTGGCACACGCCATGGTGCCTGCCGGGCAAACGTCTATCGACCATTCGCTGACCACCTCCGAGGTTTACTACATCTTGAGCGGTCAGGGTGATATGCATATCAATGAAGAAGTGCAAGCGGTCAGCGCGGGGGATGCGATCTATATTCCACCCAACGCACGGCAGCACATCCATAACACTGGGCAGGAGCCGCTGGTATTTATTTGCATTGTTGATCCGGCGTGGCGAGCAGAAGATGAAACGGTCTACGCCGACTGA
- a CDS encoding M16 family metallopeptidase yields MRGSFSIMITSRFRWLPLLLGVLSLATVLVLGWSPAPASAVTAQHYTELEFPPLRDIQIPDYERYQLPNGLVVYLMEDHELPLVTGSATFRTGERLVPGDQTGLGEITGDAMRLGGTVTYPADALNLALEQRAASVETSIDMDSGTASFNTLTEDLTDVFTLFADVVQRPAFAPDRIDFLKNQYRGSIQRRNDNPDDIASREFRKLVYGDSSPYARTYEFSTIDNISRDDIQAFYQASVKPEQTILAIAGDFDPESMKQLIAAQFGNWQAAPEAPTLPPIPDATQAQAGVFLVDQPQLTQSYVQIGHIAGQRNAPDYAEMAVLNEVLNGFGGRLFNEVRSSQGLAYVVYAFWAAQYDYDGIFIGGGQTRSEATVPFIESVEDEIAKVRQAPVSEAELQRAQDSVLNSFVFNFQSPEQTLSRLVRYEYYGYPQDFVFQFREAIANTTAAAIQAAAQQHLQPDNLVILVVGNAADITPPLSALTPDQTVTTVDITIPMPEA; encoded by the coding sequence ATGCGTGGGTCTTTTTCCATCATGATTACTAGCCGTTTTCGCTGGCTGCCCTTGCTGTTAGGCGTCTTGAGCTTAGCGACGGTCTTGGTGCTAGGGTGGTCGCCCGCCCCCGCGTCGGCGGTCACCGCCCAGCATTACACCGAGTTAGAGTTTCCCCCGCTGCGCGATATTCAGATTCCTGACTATGAGCGCTATCAGCTGCCGAACGGCCTCGTGGTGTATCTGATGGAAGATCACGAGTTACCCCTTGTGACCGGAAGCGCGACTTTTCGCACCGGAGAACGGCTGGTACCTGGCGACCAAACTGGCCTAGGGGAAATCACGGGTGATGCGATGCGGTTGGGCGGCACTGTGACCTATCCCGCCGATGCGCTGAATTTGGCCCTGGAACAACGGGCGGCCTCAGTGGAAACCTCGATTGACATGGACTCAGGGACGGCATCCTTCAACACTCTGACGGAAGATTTGACTGACGTTTTTACCCTCTTTGCGGATGTTGTCCAGCGTCCAGCCTTTGCCCCCGATCGCATTGACTTTCTCAAAAATCAGTATCGCGGCTCGATTCAGCGACGCAATGACAACCCTGATGACATTGCGTCCCGTGAGTTTCGCAAGTTGGTATACGGAGACAGTAGCCCCTACGCCCGTACTTATGAGTTCAGCACGATTGACAATATTTCCCGCGATGATATTCAGGCGTTTTATCAAGCATCAGTAAAACCTGAGCAAACGATTTTGGCGATCGCGGGCGACTTTGATCCTGAGTCGATGAAGCAGCTGATTGCCGCGCAATTTGGCAACTGGCAAGCGGCTCCTGAGGCTCCCACTTTGCCCCCGATTCCCGATGCGACCCAGGCCCAGGCGGGTGTGTTTTTAGTCGATCAGCCCCAACTCACCCAAAGCTATGTGCAAATTGGGCATATTGCAGGGCAACGCAACGCCCCCGACTATGCCGAAATGGCCGTGCTGAATGAAGTGCTGAATGGCTTTGGCGGCAGGCTGTTTAACGAAGTACGATCGAGTCAAGGTTTAGCCTACGTGGTCTATGCTTTTTGGGCGGCCCAGTATGACTACGACGGCATCTTTATCGGTGGGGGCCAGACGCGATCTGAGGCGACGGTGCCTTTTATCGAGTCAGTCGAGGATGAAATTGCTAAAGTTCGGCAGGCTCCTGTTTCAGAAGCCGAACTGCAGCGCGCCCAAGATTCAGTGCTGAATAGTTTTGTCTTTAACTTTCAGAGTCCTGAGCAGACCTTGTCGCGGTTGGTGCGGTATGAATATTATGGCTATCCTCAAGATTTTGTCTTTCAATTCCGCGAGGCGATCGCCAACACCACCGCTGCCGCAATTCAAGCCGCCGCTCAACAACATCTCCAACCCGATAATCTCGTCATTTTGGTGGTGGGCAATGCTGCGGACATTACCCCGCCGCTGAGCGCCTTGACCCCAGACCAAACTGTGACCACTGTGGATATCACCATCCCGATGCCGGAAGCTTAA
- a CDS encoding UDP-glucuronic acid decarboxylase family protein, whose product MRILVTGGAGFIGSHIVDRLMQAGHDVICLDNFFTGHKRNIQHWFGNPNFELIRHDITEPIRLEVDQIYHLACPASPVHYQYNPVKTIKTNVMGTLNMLGLAKRIKARFLLASTSEVYGDPEVHPQPEDYRGNVNTIGIRSCYDEGKRVAETLAFDYHRQNGVDIRVARIFNTYGPRMLENDGRVVSNFVGQALRGIPLTVYGDGSQTRSFCFVDDLVEGLIRLMNGDCIGPVNLGNPGEYTILQLAQTVQQMVNPGAELQYEPLPQDDPKRRQPDITRAQTHLGWQPTVPLEVGLTKMVEDFKQRLQIEQRLSLETTVS is encoded by the coding sequence ATGAGAATTTTAGTCACAGGGGGAGCTGGATTTATTGGCTCTCACATCGTCGATCGCCTCATGCAAGCAGGGCATGATGTGATCTGCCTAGATAATTTTTTTACGGGCCATAAGCGCAATATTCAACATTGGTTTGGCAATCCAAACTTTGAGCTCATTCGCCACGACATTACCGAACCGATTCGCCTAGAAGTTGATCAGATTTATCACTTGGCCTGTCCCGCGTCGCCTGTGCACTACCAATACAATCCCGTGAAAACCATCAAAACGAATGTCATGGGCACGCTGAATATGCTGGGTCTCGCCAAGCGCATCAAAGCGCGCTTTTTGTTGGCTTCCACTTCTGAGGTCTATGGTGATCCGGAAGTGCATCCCCAGCCCGAAGACTATCGGGGCAACGTCAACACCATCGGCATTCGTAGCTGCTATGACGAAGGCAAGCGCGTCGCCGAAACCCTGGCCTTTGATTACCACCGGCAAAACGGTGTAGATATTCGCGTGGCCCGGATTTTCAACACTTACGGTCCCCGCATGTTGGAAAACGATGGCCGCGTCGTCAGTAATTTTGTTGGGCAGGCGCTGCGTGGCATTCCTCTTACGGTATATGGCGATGGTTCACAAACTCGCAGTTTTTGCTTTGTGGATGATTTGGTTGAAGGACTCATTCGCTTAATGAATGGGGACTGCATCGGCCCCGTGAATTTGGGGAATCCGGGAGAATATACGATTCTGCAACTGGCCCAAACCGTACAACAAATGGTGAATCCGGGTGCAGAGCTGCAATATGAACCCCTGCCCCAAGATGACCCCAAACGTCGTCAACCGGATATCACCCGCGCCCAAACCCATCTCGGCTGGCAACCTACCGTGCCACTTGAGGTCGGGCTGACCAAGATGGTGGAAGACTTCAAACAGCGATTACAAATAGAGCAGCGTCTCTCATTGGAAACTACGGTGTCTTAG
- a CDS encoding UDP-glucose dehydrogenase family protein, with protein sequence MRVCVIGTGYVGLVTGVCLSHIGHDVICIDNNAEKVKLMQSGQSPIYEPGLSELMQSSMDAGRLSFTTDLAAGVKHGEVLFIAVGTPPLPTGESDTRYVEAVAKGIGAHLNGGYKVIVNKSTVPIGSGDWVRMIVMDGVTERKKSLVGAGAPAPAEEDIKADFDVVSNPEFLREGSAVYDTFNPDRIVLGSTSAKAIAKMEELYAPLVERKFAEDPSLPPVPVVTTDLSSAEMVKYASNSFLATKISFINEIANICDRVGADVVQVAKGIGLDSRIGEKFLQAGIGWGGSCFPKDVLALLHTADDYGYEAELLKATVSVNQHQRTIALEKLQQELKILKGKTVGLLGLTFKPDTDDMRDAPSLTLIEQLNRLGAKVKAYDPIVSQSGLRDGLTGVIVETDPERLADGCDALVLVTDWQQFLELDYAKMASLMHTPIVIDGRNFLPQAQMEEWGFRYLGIGR encoded by the coding sequence ATGCGTGTTTGTGTCATTGGAACTGGCTATGTTGGCTTAGTGACGGGGGTTTGCCTGTCGCACATTGGCCATGACGTAATTTGCATCGACAACAATGCAGAAAAGGTCAAATTAATGCAGTCGGGCCAATCGCCAATTTATGAGCCGGGCCTGTCAGAGTTGATGCAGTCGTCGATGGATGCCGGACGGCTTAGCTTTACGACTGACTTGGCGGCGGGCGTCAAGCACGGAGAAGTGCTATTTATTGCGGTGGGCACCCCGCCCCTGCCCACGGGTGAAAGTGACACCCGGTACGTTGAGGCCGTGGCCAAAGGAATTGGGGCCCATCTGAACGGTGGCTATAAAGTGATTGTGAACAAGTCCACCGTGCCTATTGGTTCTGGCGACTGGGTGCGCATGATTGTGATGGATGGTGTCACTGAGCGGAAGAAGTCATTGGTGGGGGCAGGAGCTCCGGCACCGGCAGAAGAAGATATCAAAGCAGATTTTGATGTCGTGAGTAATCCCGAATTTTTGCGGGAAGGGTCGGCGGTTTACGACACGTTTAATCCCGATCGCATTGTGTTGGGTAGCACCAGCGCCAAAGCGATCGCCAAAATGGAGGAACTGTATGCGCCCCTCGTCGAGCGTAAGTTTGCCGAAGATCCTTCGCTGCCGCCCGTGCCGGTGGTGACCACCGACCTGAGCTCGGCTGAAATGGTGAAGTATGCCTCGAACTCGTTTCTCGCGACCAAGATTAGCTTTATTAACGAAATCGCGAATATTTGCGATCGCGTCGGTGCCGATGTCGTGCAAGTGGCCAAAGGCATCGGTCTCGATTCCCGCATTGGCGAAAAATTCTTGCAAGCGGGCATTGGCTGGGGCGGCTCCTGCTTCCCGAAAGACGTGCTAGCGCTGCTGCACACGGCAGATGACTATGGCTACGAGGCGGAACTGCTTAAGGCCACGGTCAGCGTGAACCAACACCAACGCACCATTGCGCTGGAAAAACTGCAGCAGGAACTCAAGATTCTCAAGGGCAAGACGGTCGGGTTGTTGGGCCTGACCTTTAAGCCCGATACTGACGACATGCGGGATGCGCCCTCGCTCACATTGATTGAGCAGTTAAATCGACTGGGTGCCAAAGTCAAAGCATATGACCCGATCGTGTCTCAGAGTGGGCTACGGGATGGCTTGACGGGGGTAATTGTAGAGACGGATCCTGAGCGGCTGGCTGATGGCTGTGATGCTTTGGTGTTGGTCACCGACTGGCAGCAGTTCTTAGAGCTGGACTACGCCAAGATGGCGAGCCTGATGCATACACCGATTGTGATTGATGGCCGCAACTTCTTGCCCCAAGCGCAAATGGAAGAGTGGGGCTTCCGCTACTTGGGCATCGGTCGCTAG
- a CDS encoding M16 family metallopeptidase, giving the protein MGLFQSKIFRMNQRRQLLALLSAVVLGVTGLIGWPAIAHAREANVTTDIQPYLDRVAEQVSEFELDNGMKWIVLERHQAPVVSFMLYADVGAVNEADGETGVAHYLEHLAFKGTQQIGTTNYPAERAVMDQMDAVFDEILAAQAAGETDKVPELEAQLAALRQAAAQYVEQNKYGQIIEQEGGVGLNATTGADATRYFYSLPSNKLELWMSLESERFLEPVFREFYQEKDVILEERRMRVDNSPIGKFIEVFLEEAFEVHPYRRPVIGYQQDLFNATRDSVQQFFDAYYGPNNLIGVVVGDVDANEVQQMASAYFGRFQSRSLPAEVTIEEPLQTEPKSFTLELPTEPWYLEGYHRPSLTDPDHAVYGMIEGILVNGRTSRLYKELVEDQQIALDLGGFSGFPGDKYPNMMVLYGLTAPGVAPEQIADEFHQQLERLKSEPVSQAELDRVKTQAQAGLLRQLDSNSGMASLLAEYEAKTGSWRNIFTELQEIEAVTAEDIQRVAQETFQPENRTAGKLLSAETP; this is encoded by the coding sequence ATGGGACTTTTTCAAAGCAAGATTTTCCGCATGAATCAGCGACGACAGCTTTTGGCCCTGCTCAGCGCGGTGGTGCTCGGTGTTACTGGCCTAATCGGCTGGCCCGCGATCGCTCACGCCCGCGAAGCCAACGTTACGACTGACATTCAGCCCTACCTTGACCGCGTAGCCGAGCAGGTCAGCGAGTTCGAACTCGACAACGGCATGAAGTGGATTGTGTTGGAGCGGCACCAGGCTCCCGTCGTTTCCTTCATGCTGTATGCCGATGTGGGCGCGGTAAACGAAGCCGACGGCGAAACCGGGGTTGCCCACTATTTGGAGCATCTGGCGTTTAAGGGCACTCAGCAAATTGGCACCACCAACTATCCCGCTGAACGGGCCGTCATGGACCAAATGGATGCCGTCTTTGACGAGATTTTGGCCGCGCAAGCCGCTGGCGAGACCGACAAAGTGCCCGAACTAGAAGCCCAACTCGCCGCCCTGCGCCAAGCAGCCGCGCAATACGTCGAGCAAAACAAGTACGGCCAAATTATTGAGCAGGAGGGTGGCGTTGGCCTCAACGCGACGACCGGAGCCGACGCCACCCGCTATTTTTATAGCCTGCCGTCTAACAAGCTCGAACTGTGGATGTCGTTGGAATCTGAGCGCTTTTTAGAGCCCGTGTTCCGCGAGTTTTATCAAGAAAAAGACGTCATCCTCGAAGAGCGACGGATGCGGGTCGATAATTCTCCCATTGGCAAGTTTATTGAGGTATTCCTCGAAGAAGCGTTTGAGGTACATCCCTACCGCCGTCCGGTGATTGGCTATCAGCAGGATCTCTTCAATGCCACTCGCGACTCGGTGCAGCAGTTTTTTGACGCCTACTACGGGCCCAACAACTTGATCGGCGTGGTCGTCGGTGATGTTGATGCCAATGAGGTGCAGCAGATGGCATCGGCTTACTTTGGGCGCTTCCAATCTCGCAGTCTGCCGGCCGAAGTCACGATTGAGGAGCCCCTGCAGACAGAACCCAAATCTTTTACGCTGGAACTGCCAACCGAGCCCTGGTATTTGGAAGGCTACCATCGTCCCAGTCTGACCGACCCCGACCATGCAGTTTACGGCATGATTGAAGGCATTTTGGTCAATGGCCGCACGTCACGCCTGTATAAAGAACTCGTCGAAGACCAGCAAATTGCTCTCGATTTGGGGGGATTTAGCGGCTTCCCTGGCGATAAATATCCCAACATGATGGTGTTATATGGCTTGACGGCTCCCGGAGTGGCCCCGGAGCAAATTGCGGATGAATTTCATCAACAGCTTGAACGCCTCAAATCTGAGCCGGTATCGCAAGCTGAATTGGATCGGGTCAAAACTCAAGCGCAGGCAGGTCTGCTGCGGCAGTTAGATTCCAACTCGGGGATGGCCTCGCTGCTGGCCGAGTACGAAGCCAAGACGGGTTCCTGGCGCAACATTTTTACCGAACTGCAAGAAATCGAAGCGGTGACCGCTGAGGACATTCAGCGGGTGGCCCAAGAGACTTTTCAGCCGGAAAACCGGACGGCTGGCAAACTGCTTTCGGCTGAGACACCTTAA
- a CDS encoding DUF6999 family protein, whose translation MTYIPETRDRQDPNHWDALYFDAGIPVDPVAKAYMVKDLQSWSRNYLLLPIKVIANLSMGLIMTVKRLLPFQFRSYWLMHQMAVWFLNTFATPEACYLIVRHLGIGSNIVNFLIDNGPDPTLPRSNLYPRTVADLADNAFLEHDIILYNFVLDYHAAQRAHPNWLAAVQQRGIDFSGLRPLEIDVDTTRRGWLQVLDMESALELFKICYSLCVTSREFQRAVLSLQFDESFAQYFSQLTGDYRWNHVVTNRHPLAPNSPFAAAHDLLLHGVLSEYLHRYLELAAAAQTEAVQPNSVAHQV comes from the coding sequence ATGACGTACATCCCAGAGACGCGCGATCGCCAGGATCCCAATCATTGGGACGCCCTCTATTTTGATGCGGGCATTCCTGTGGACCCGGTGGCCAAAGCCTACATGGTCAAAGACCTGCAAAGCTGGTCGCGCAATTACCTGCTGCTGCCCATCAAGGTCATTGCCAACCTCAGCATGGGCCTCATCATGACGGTGAAACGGCTGTTGCCCTTCCAGTTTCGTTCCTACTGGTTGATGCACCAGATGGCGGTGTGGTTTCTCAATACCTTTGCGACGCCAGAAGCCTGCTACCTGATTGTGCGACACCTGGGCATTGGCTCCAACATCGTCAACTTTCTCATCGACAATGGCCCCGACCCGACTCTGCCCCGTTCTAACCTTTACCCTCGCACAGTGGCCGACTTGGCGGACAACGCTTTTCTGGAACACGACATCATTCTCTATAACTTTGTGCTGGACTATCACGCGGCGCAACGGGCGCATCCGAACTGGCTGGCGGCGGTGCAGCAGCGGGGCATCGATTTCAGCGGTTTGCGACCCCTGGAGATTGATGTGGATACGACGCGACGGGGCTGGCTGCAAGTGCTGGATATGGAATCGGCCCTGGAATTGTTCAAGATTTGCTACTCCCTCTGCGTCACCAGTCGGGAGTTTCAGCGGGCGGTGCTGTCGCTCCAGTTTGACGAAAGTTTTGCCCAATATTTCAGCCAACTGACGGGCGACTATCGCTGGAACCATGTGGTGACCAATCGCCATCCCCTCGCGCCCAATAGTCCCTTTGCTGCTGCCCACGATCTCCTGCTCCACGGGGTGCTGTCGGAATATTTGCACCGCTATCTAGAACTGGCAGCAGCGGCACAAACCGAAGCAGTGCAGCCCAATTCTGTGGCTCACCAGGTTTAG
- the yiaA gene encoding inner membrane protein YiaA, giving the protein MNTTKPTPAFIGASYCAMAIGMSAFLTGLWRTASMGLAEKGFYFTLLMYGLYAAVSVQKSVRDRSENIPVTDLYYGISWLSTILCLSLLCVGLWNASWPISEKGFYAMAFLLSLFGAIAVQKNIRDVAGLHRLANRPLPDPALPERPISDRSKKS; this is encoded by the coding sequence ATGAATACGACGAAACCCACCCCGGCCTTTATCGGTGCGTCTTACTGTGCCATGGCCATCGGCATGTCCGCCTTTCTCACGGGACTGTGGCGCACGGCGTCGATGGGCCTGGCCGAAAAAGGCTTCTACTTCACCCTGTTGATGTATGGGCTATACGCTGCTGTGTCTGTGCAAAAGAGTGTGCGCGATCGCAGCGAGAATATTCCCGTCACCGACCTGTACTACGGCATTTCGTGGCTCTCCACTATTCTGTGTCTGTCACTGCTCTGCGTCGGGTTGTGGAATGCCAGTTGGCCGATTAGCGAAAAGGGTTTTTATGCCATGGCCTTTTTGCTCAGTTTATTTGGGGCGATCGCGGTGCAAAAAAATATCCGCGACGTCGCCGGACTGCATCGTTTGGCGAATCGTCCCTTGCCGGATCCCGCACTGCCCGAGCGGCCCATCAGCGATCGCAGCAAAAAATCCTGA